A window of the Aspergillus flavus chromosome 6, complete sequence genome harbors these coding sequences:
- a CDS encoding complex proteins associated with Set1p component shg1-domain-containing protein, with the protein MAGPEEMPDVQPTDVKRPSVDIESLQRKKFKTEELPLSPTQHRTIEDLLHAFKKRGGFDTTRKKLWTEFDEGEGKVEFTNLLVELAESEITREPELLSRERGKAATLIEGAVDRSDIYKTVEASLDALASKHLPAILESIREIRREQIGEEAAAREEQAGNKTDEDYAAHVKAKREEREKVWQETLRKQKEAEEEEARRKAEEKRKQRELDRQKEEEERARRREREEQRRAEQRAQDEQREKERQERYERRRREEREKYRDWRDRSRTRDRDSERDRDRDRSRYRRDRSLGHRSDRGLSPRLRDSRRDTSATPKEPTPAPPPPPPPPVDEKSLEEAALQLLLKEGEELAAKARQKPEFDFEEAEAIENGLKPPPTKPKGIAESKFSNTPTKSGSPAVETDQSRRRGSTADERNRTRRRDDSRSRSRRRFTSRFDEDRRSSRDMSARPRDRASDDRLAIRDFREDRYGDRSYRPNRRSRSRSTTRGQDRDRDRDRNLDRTRSRPRYRERSTERDRERDPEYRRNRSRDRDRERRDRDRDQDRDRDRERDRERDRERERDRERDRARDGDRDDYRRRRYSRSRSRARYRSRSRSRQRHREREHDRDRDRDRGRERDKESDSKRERDKSGSRVSASSRRGSRSRRRSPSVLDIDRYVPPTSNRSRSPRRRVRSPERAERDDRPRFVEIDRYIPGGERDREREKDADRSREPNDQRTRRKSPTRRSRSR; encoded by the exons ATGGCTGGTCCAGAGGAGATGCCGGATGTTCAACCTACTGACGTTAAACGGCCGTCGGTGGATATTGAAAGTTTGCAACGGAAGAAGTTCAAAACCGAAGAGTTACCGTTGTCCCCCACGCAGCATAGGACTATTGAGGACCTCCTACACGCATTCAAGAAAAGGGGTGGCTTCGACACTACGCGAAAGAAATTATGGACGGAATTTGATGAAGGA GAAGGGAAGGTAGAGTTTACCAATCTATTAGTCGAATTAGCGGAATCTGAGATCACTCGCGAACCGGAATTACTTTCCCGTGAACGCGGAAAAGCTGCGACGTTGATTGAAGGAGCTGTGGATCGTAGCGACATCTATAAGACCGTCGAGGCATCGCTCGATGCGCTGGCTTCGAAACATCTTCCAGCTATCCTAGAGTCTATCCGAGAGATTCGCCGCGAGCAGATCGGCGAGGAAGCTGCCGCTCGCGAAGAGCAGGCTGGAAATAAGACGGACGAGGACTATGCCGCACATGTTAAAGCTAAGCGGGAGGAACGCGAGAAGGTGTGGCAAGAGACTTTGCGCAAACagaaagaagccgaagaagaggaagcgCGACGAAAGGCGGAAGAGAAGCGCAAGCAACGTGAGCTAGATCGacaaaaggaggaggaagaaagggcaagaagaagggagcGTGAGGAACAGCGTCGCGCAGAACAGCGAGCACAGGATgagcaaagagaaaaggagcgGCAGGAACGATATGAACGACGACGACGGGAGGAACGTGAAAAATATCGTGATTGGCGTGACCGCAGTCGCACGAGAGATAGAGACTCCGAACGAGATCGGGATAGGGACCGCTCCCGCTATCGTCGTGACCGCTCGCTAGGCCATCGTTCTGATCGTGGGTTATCTCCCCGTTTACGAGATTCACGGCGGGATACGTCTGCAACACCAAAGGAGCCCACGCCAGCACCCCCGCCCCCGCCTCCGCCTCCTGTGGATGAGAAGTCATTAGAGGAAGCGGCTTTGCAGCTTCTCCTAAAAGAGGGTGAAGAACTTGCGGCTAAAGCTCGACAAAAACCCGAATTTGACTTCGAGGAGGCAGAAGCAATTGAAAATGGCCTTAAACCGCCACCGACCAAGCCGAAAGGTATCGCAGAATCAAAATTCTCTAATACGCCAACCAAGTCCGGAAGCCCAGCGGTAGAAACTGATCAGAGTCGGCGCCGTGGTTCGACTGCAGATGAGCGCAATCGCACTCGGAGACGGGATGACAGTCGTAGTCGTTCAAGGAGACGGTTTACGTCTCGATTTGACGAGGACCGCCGGAGCTCACGAGACATGTCCGCGCGGCCGCGAGACCGCGCTTCTGATGATAGACTAGCTATTCGTGATTTCCGGGAAGACCGGTATGGTGATCGAAGTTACCGGCCTAATCGTCGGAGTAGGAGTAGATCTACCACCCGTGGACAGGACCGGGATCGGGATCGGGACCGCAATCTGGACCGAACTCGTTCTAGGCCTCGATACCGGGAGAGAAGCACTGAGCGTGACAGAGAGCGAGATCCTGAATATCGCCGGAACCGCAGTCGCGACCGGGAtagggagagaagagatagGGACCGAGATCAGGACAGGGACAGGGACAGGGAAAGGGACCGGGAGAGAGACAGGGAGAGGGAGCGAGACAGAGAGCGAGATCGCGCTCGCGATGGTGACCGCGATGACTATCGTCGACGGCGTTATTCTCGGTCCCGCTCGCGCGCTAGATACCGATCGCGCTCTCGCTCTCGTCAGAGGCATCGGGAGCGCGAGCATGACCGTGACCGTGATCGTGATCGTGGTCGAGAGCGGGATAAAGAAAGTGATAGTAAACGTGAGCGAGATAAATCTGGCTCCCGTGTGTCCGCCTCCTCGCGGAGAGGGTCTCGCTCACGCCGGCGATCCCCGAGtgtccttgatatcgacCGTTATGTACCCCCAACTAGCAATCGAAGTCGTTCCCCTCGTCGGCGTGTCCGATCCCCAGAAAGAGCGGAGCGTGACGACCGACCGCGCTTTGTTGAGATTGATAGATATATACCCGGCGGAGAGCGAGACCGTGAACGTGAGAAAGATGCGGATCGAAGTCGTGAACCTAATGATCAGAGAACACGAAGGAAAAGTCCTACTAGGAGGAGCCGAAGTCGGTAG
- a CDS encoding putative NADH-ubiquinone oxidoreductase 14 kDa subunit (NADH-ubiquinone oxidoreductase subunit) produces MVHKVLFWGGFGIAVRLWQLGIEMRPILAKESLWVYPLFAGVGSSFGYWLQGVEDRQLKILAQRREAIIEKRRRRDQGTLSKVEEAGTLAATS; encoded by the exons atggtCCACAAAGTCCTCTTCTGGGGCGGCTTCG GCATCGCCGTCCGTCTCTGGCAGCTCGGTATCGAAATGCGTCCCATTCTCGCCAAGGAATCTCTCTGGGTGTACCCTCTCTTTGCCGGTGTCGGTAGCAGCTTCGGATACTGGCTCCAGGGCGTTGAGGACAGACAGCTCAAGATCCTTGCGCAGCGCCGCGAGGCTATCATCGAAAAGCGTCGGAGACGTGACCAGGGCACATTGAGCAAGGTTGAGGAGGCCGGCACTCTTGCCGCGACGTCGTGA
- a CDS encoding cation efflux family protein family has protein sequence MASNLPIPLPPRTPTPPPDDPPSAPDNSSRLGAQDKDSLSPLVDSFPPQRGSLNTEGSNRLSPTRASFTLSPSDNVPQNSQGDNGSAGPFNFKTTTMAKSPVVKSNIGQRRGHKYKHSSISHQIFLEPPPRAPLALPNSLPIPTFKECRASMSKEQKTRFWWSVCHMFVAAYTLWSAHGSLAMTALSHLILFDSLGALLCVSVDVLSNFEVWKRSSVRHPFGLERAEVLAGFAMCVLLLFMGMDLISHNLQHFLESSGHEPHHSHAHERVSVGSVDVTALLAISSTLISAIGLKNHGRIGKAMRFGYIESLPSVLSNPSHFLTLSCSTLLLLLPLVSVRLYNWLDVLLSSTIAISMCVIGVRLVKTLGSMLLMSYSGPGVKDVIRDIEADPSVFGVDDARFWQVHYGLCMANLKLRVSGSEENIIRLRERISSLIRNRLGGGYGSGGQRWEVSLQFTIEKS, from the exons ATGGCATCAAACCTTCctattcctcttcctccgcgcACCCCTACTCCACCCCCCGATGATCCTCCAAGCGCCCCCGACAACTCCTCCCGCCTTGGTGCGCAGGACAAAGATTCCTTGTCACCATTGGTCGACAGTTTTCCCCCGCAAAGGGGCTCCTTGAATACTGAAGGCTCTAATCGCCTGAGTCCTACACGAGCGTCCTTCACACTCAGCCCTTCCGATAATGTACCGCAGAACAGCCAGGGTGACAATGGCTCAGCTGGACCATTCAATTTCAAGACCACCACCATGGCGAAGAGCCCGGTAGTGAAGTCT AACATTGGCCAGCGACGTGGACATAAGTATAAGCATAGTAGTATATCGCACCAGATATTCCTTGAGCCACCACCCAGGGCCCCATTGGCCCTGCCTAATTCGTTGCCGATACCGACTTTCAAGGAGTGCCGTGCGAGTATGTcgaaagaacagaaaacGCGGTTTTGGTGGAGTGTGTGCCATATGTTTGTCGCCGCATATACTCTTTGGAGTGCGCACGGGTCCCTGGCTATGACGGCTTTGTCCCACCTCATTCTGTTCGACTCTCTTGGAGCGTTGCTGTGTGTTTCGGTGGATGTATTGAGCAATTTCGAAGTATGGAAGCGATCCAGCGTTCGCCATCCGTTTGGGCTGGAACGGGCCGAAGTGCTCGCTGGTTTCGCAATGTGCGTGCTTCTGCTTTTTATGGGAATGGATCTTATCTCCCATAACTTGCAGCATTTTCTCGAATCATCTGGCCACGAGCCTCACCACTCTCATGCTCATGAACGTGTGTCTGTAGGCAGTGTGGATGTCACTGCTCTCTTGGCCATCTCATCCACGCTGATCTCTGCAATTGGTCTAAAGAACCATGGCCGGATAGGAAAGGCGATGCGATTCGGATACATtgaatctcttccttcagTGCTCAGCAACCCGTCTCACTTTCTTACGCTTTCTTGCTCCACACTTCTCTTGCTGCTTCCCCTGGTATCCGTGCGCCTCTATAACTGGCTTGACGTTCTCTTGTCCAGTACGATTGCTATCTCCATGTGTGTCATCGGTGTGCGCTTGGTCAAGACACTTGGTTCTATGCTTCTCATGTCATATTCTGGCCCGGGAGTAAAGGACGTCATCCGGGATATTGAAGCTGACCCGTCCGTGTTCGGCGTCGACGACGCCAGGTTCTGGCAGGTCCACTACGGATTATGCATGGCAAACTTGAAGCTGCGTGTATCGGGCTCAGAAGAGAATATCATTCGACTTCGAGAGCGTATCTCCAGCCTAATCAGAAACCGATTAGGTGGTGGATATGGGTCTGGTGGTCAGAGATGGGAAGTGTCCTTGCAATTTACGATAGAGAAGTCATGA
- a CDS encoding putative RING finger ubiquitin ligase produces MDHRGSFFFFLVVFYLLLSSQSHPPLISQDRERQREIAREKDALRLLNESKYGDFNPPTDRWLPFPGVRKNDSYAWELLSEVQDRARYQLRSAISNAGLEVPKGLDDPAESQALNLTELLLPVYRNATGKLRGDWVRRKLEKAHRPLNTTAIALENEYFTHEFSHNVTGNTGSFYLDLREGGGEELRLRNGHVREIRATLAVENGDFWGNTWYLPLFGIHFPETGGIILTTTSEKFGGIFTLPHLALTSDAYDLSHQLLMKSLSDAISEKQNRAPTLFPWSSLVGAEQVEFPAPKCEHIVYLQQHPIAVHDYLADRQVIEQIEQELRYPMGAPIPSPPLMVMSAVVFSPDCGYVLETKGAPDYPPTEALYLSGPKLEELGKYSARLIFVICGISVAQIALLLRQVKEASTPSTRSRISFYTIALMAFGDSFLLVFMLLELYPAVSFLLLTTASFLTFLSVSYIGMKFMMEIWAVQAPERREQDRRSNPSATTARPATLPLPATTRLRDTGATPIILTPDQDPPEEEDEPPPNRSTTPTARETRSDVGAMYARFYFILFVMLIISIWSFLWPNRLGALYARALGFVYLSFWTPQIYRNVMRNCRKALRWDFVVGQSFLRLFPFMYFLTVSGNVLFIRPDTTTALALAGWVWIQVWILASQDILGPRFFVPRGWAPPAYDYHPIVRDAAGSDADLESGGVLPIGALRADERDFDTKEDDKQRPKDKKKAVFDCAICMQEIEVPVLAAPGGAGGSSMTDGATSILSRRAYMVTPCRHIFHSTCLESWMRLRLQCPICRESIPPV; encoded by the coding sequence ATGGATCACCGcggttccttctttttcttcttggtcgTTTTCTACCTGCTCCTCAGCTCCCAGTCTCATCCTCCTTTAATTTCTCAGGATCGAGAACGTCAGCGGGAAATCGCGAGGGAAAAGGATGCGCTTCGTCTGCTGAATGAGTCCAAGTATGGGGACTTCAACCCACCGACTGATCGATGGTTGCCTTTCCCGGGAGTGAGGAAGAACGACAGTTATGCTTGGGAGCTTCTTTCGGAAGTTCAGGATAGGGCGCGCTATCAGCTACGGTCGGCTATTTCAAATGCTGGGTTAGAGGTTCCTAAGGGTCTCGACGACCCGGCCGAATCGCAGGCGCTCAACCTAACGGAATTGCTTCTCCCCGTCTACCGTAATGCGACTGGTAAACTGCGCGGAGACTGGGTGCGGCGCAAGCTGGAAAAAGCTCATCGCCCATTGAATACAACTGCCATCGCACTCGAGAATGAGTACTTTACGCACGAGTTTAGCCACAATGTCACTGGCAATACGGGGTCCTTCTATCTAGACTTGCGTGAGGGAGGTGGCGAAGAGCTTCGGCTGCGCAATGGCCACGTTCGTGAAATTCGAGCGACTTTAGCTGTGGAAAATGGCGACTTTTGGGGAAATACATGGTACCTTCCTTTATTCGGTATCCATTTCCCTGAAACGGGCGGTATTATCCTGACTACAACGAGCGAGAAGTTCGGTGGCATTTTTACCTTGCCACATTTGGCACTTACATCAGATGCATACGACCTTTCGCACCAGCTTCTCATGAAGTCTCTCTCGGATGCAATATCTGAGAAGCAGAACCGGGCACCTACACTTTTTCCCTGGTCTTCGCTTGTTGGGGCGGAGCAGGTGGAGTTCCCTGCGCCGAAGTGTGAGCACATAGTCTATCTACAACAGCATCCGATTGCCGTCCATGACTACCTTGCGGACAGGCAAGTCATCGAACAGATTGAGCAGGAGCTCAGATACCCCATGGGCGCACCAATTCCCTCCCCTCCACTTATGGTCATGTCAGCTGTTGTATTTTCTCCCGACTGTGGGTACGTCCTGGAGACCAAGGGTGCGCCTGATTACCCACCCACTGAAGCACTGTATCTATCCGGGCCAAAGCTGGAGGAGCTCGGGAAATACTCAGCTCGGTTAATATTCGTAATATGCGGTATCTCCGTTGCACAAATTGCCCTACTTTTGCGGCAGGTCAAGGAGGCTTCAACGCCCTCCACCAGGAGCCGTATTAGTTTTTATACGATTGCATTGATGGCTTTTGGAGACTCATTTCTGCTCGTATTCATGTTACTGGAACTGTATCCAGCAGTCTCTTTCTTACTCTTGACGACCGCATCATTCCTCACGTTCCTTTCAGTCAGCTATATCGGAATGAAATTCATGATGGAAATATGGGCGGTCCAGGCACCGGAACGGCGAGAGCAGGACCGCCGATCCAACCCTTCGGCAACAACAGCTCGCCCGGCTACTCTACCATTGCCAGCCACCACACGACTTAGAGACACCGGTGCAACACCTATCATTTTAACACCAGACCAAGATCCtcccgaggaagaagatgagccgCCTCCAAATCGTAGCACCACGCCGACAGCCCGAGAGACCCGCAGTGATGTAGGAGCCATGTATGCACGGTTTTATTTTATCCTATTCGTGATGCTCATCATTTCTATTTGGTCTTTCCTATGGCCAAATCGCCTGGGAGCGCTCTATGCCCGAGCTCTCGGGTTCGTATACCTGTCATTCTGGACCCCTCAGATTTATCGGAACGTTATGCGCAATTGCCGCAAGGCCCTGCGCTGGGATTTTGTGGTTGGCCAAAGTTTCCTGCGTCTGTTTCCTTTCATGTATTTCTTGACTGTGTCCGGCAACGTGCTATTCATTCGACCCGACACGACAACAGCCCTGGCACTGGCCGGGTGGGTGTGGATACAGGTCTGGATATTGGCAAGCCAGGACATTCTAGGTCCGCGCTTCTTCGTACCTCGAGGCTGGGCACCACCAGCCTATGATTATCACCCTATTGTACGAGATGCTGCCGGATCGGATGCTGACCTTGAGTCCGGTGGAGTTCTACCAATTGGAGCATTGAGAGCAGATGAAAGGGATTTTGATACCAAAGAGGATGACAAGCAGCGTCcgaaggataagaagaaagcgGTATTCGACTGTGCGATATGCATGCAGGAAATTGAGGTGCCCGTTCTCGCCGCGCccggtggtgctggaggcaGCAGCATGACAGATGGAGCCACGAGTATCCTTAGCCGTCGGGCGTATATGGTCACTCCTTGTCGACATATCTTTCACAGCACATGCTTAGAGAGCTGGATGCGACTCCGGCTCCAGTGCCCTATTTGCCGAGAGTCTATCCCTCCTGTATAG
- a CDS encoding glycine cleavage system H protein (unnamed protein product), which produces MSAIARSVRPFASRVLSQKLPLAAACRVSPATAFPRGSVRSFSQSPFMELKKYTESHEWIELAADGKTAKVGITEYAAHSLGDVVFVELPEVDAEVSAGEPVGAVESVKSASDVNSPVGGKVINVNSILEDKAKFINESPEGDAWIAEIEVKDASELDNLLDAKAYKETLGDE; this is translated from the exons ATGTCTGCCATCGCCAGATCCGTCCGCCCCTTCGCCTCTCGCGTGCTTTCCCAGAAGCTCCCTCTGGCCGCCGCATGCAGGGTTTCGCCCGCAACTGCTTTCCCGCGGGGAAGTGTTAGGAGCTTCTCCCAAAGCCCATTCA tggagctgaagaagtACACCGAGTCTCACGAATGGATTGAGTTGGCCGCTGACGGCAAGACTG CCAAGGTCGGAATTACAGAGTACGCTGCCCATTCCTTGGGCGACGTTGTGTTCGTTGAGCTTCCTGAGGTCGACGCCGAGGTCAGCGCCGGGGAACCCGTTGGAGCTGTAGAGTCTGTCAAGTCGGCTTCCGACGTCAACTCTCCTGTCGGCGGTAAGGTGATCAACGTTAACTCAATTCTGGAGGATAAGGCCAAGTTCATCAACGAGAGCCCCGAGGGTGACGCCTGGATCGCTGAGATCGAGGTCAAGGACGCCTCAGAGCTTGACAACCTGCTTGATGCCAAGGCCTACAAGGAAACCCTTGGTGATGAGTAG
- a CDS encoding mitochondrial 37S ribosomal protein bS6m, which produces MLYELIAVVRPGSLHEVREIARNAGIQVLRSGGVVRGYTNWGTFRLPKPTTKHQARYTEGHHFIMRFDASGPVQMAVRRTLGLDPRMVRFSVVKLGDKLEDIKDVQGKVEWNNARNISESI; this is translated from the exons ATGTTGTACGAGTTAATTGCCGTT GTCCGTCCGGGCAGCCTCCACGAGGTCCGAGA AATCGCCCGTAATGCCGGCATTCAGGTCCTGCGCTCCGGCGGCGTAGTCCGCGGATACACCAACTGGGGCACCTTCCGACTCCCCAAGCCCACCACAAAGCACCAGGCCAGATACACGGAAGGTCACCACTTCATTATGCGCTTCGATGCTTCCGGCCCCGTACAGATGGCTGTCCGCAGAACCCTCGGCCTCGATCCCCGGATGGTCCGCTTCTCGGTGGTCAAGCTGGGCGACAAGCTTGAGGACATAAAGGATGTCCAGGGCAAGGTTGAATGGAACAACGCACGCAACATCTCCGAGTCTATCTAA
- a CDS encoding acyl-CoA thioesterase, translated as MLPDRSDDDPQLVASPPTFAELMALKQLDSPSHLHGISSDEPEKIERFQSLASPYPPGEGKMAFGGHVYAQSAYAASKTVEKGFVIHDMTGTFILAGRLDVPYVYTVRHVRDGKMYCTRAVDARQEGKVCFSCLCSFKRDEGPETFAHQPPSAQERFKSILQAKRVEDQIVSPSVDADWWIEVVEQGGVTEREFPGLDMRKTDMQGYNLTEDIKQNPEKYRQLHQYSLKGSPQDSTVSVSREELKVKEQSGEYDNLYACAHMYASDRNSLLLIPRALGHKNWIAMASLTLTVIFHQRGNALRMIDWDAVSSHDGTDLPKKWFVQEGWTPRSGENRAIHESWLWSPDGKLVATSYQDSLLRLRKHDREGKL; from the exons ATGCTACCCGATAGAAGCGACGACGATCCCCAGCTGGTGGCCTCCCCACCAACATTTGCCGAGCTGATGGCTCTAAAGCAACTCGATAGCCCCAGCCACCTACACGGTATCTCCTCTGATGAGCCTGAAAAGATTGAGCGCTTCCAATCGCTCGCATCCCCGTATCCACCGGGTGAGGGCAAAATGGCCTTTGGTGGACACGTCTATGCGCAGTCCGCATACGCAGCATCAAAGACTGTAGAGAAAGGCTTTGTGATCCAC GATATGACTGGCACATTCATCTTGGCGGGCCGGTTAGATGTTCCGTATGTGTACACAGTGCGCCATGTGAGAGATGGCAAGATGTACTGTACTCGTGCAGTAGACGCCCGGCAAGAAGGCAAAGTTTGCTTCTCGTGCTTATGCTCATTTAAAAGGGATGAAGGGCCAGAGACGTTTGCACATCAGCCTCCTTCAGCACAGGAGCGCTTCAAGTCCATTCTCCAAGCGAAACGCGTGGAAGATCAAATCGTCAGTCCTAGTGTGGATGCCGACTGGTGGATCGAAGTGGTTGAACAAGGGGGTGTCACGGAGCGGGAGTTCCCGGGGTTAGATATGCGCAAGACCGATATGCAGGGGTACAACCTTACCGAGGATATAAAGCAGAACCCTGAGAAGTATCGCCAACTTCATCAGTACTCGCTCAAAGGATCGCCTCAAGATTCTACGGTTTCGGTCAGCAGGGAAGAACTGAAGGTAAAAGAGCAGTCAGGGGAATATGATAACCTATACGCATGTGCACATATGTATGCGAGCGACAGAAACTCTTTGCTGTTGATACCGCGCGCTCTGGGGCACAAGAACTGGATTGCAATGGCTAGCTTGACTCTCACAGTGATCTTTCACCAGCGTGGTAATGCTCTAAGGATGATTGATTGGGATGCAGTGTCGAGCCACGATGGCACGGATCTGCCGAAAAAGTGGTTCGTGCAAGAGGGGTGGACACCTCGTTCTGGTGAGAACCGGGCGATTCATGAGAGCTGGCTCTGGAGCCCGGATGGAAAACTGGTGGCTACCAGTTATCAAGATAGTCTGTTGAGACTCAGAAAACACGACCGAGAAGGGAAGTTATGA
- a CDS encoding putative antibiotic biosynthesis monooxygenase (unnamed protein product): MTSGEFYNIVKLVPKPGKFNELLEAFKSFSEHVQSNEPKTQIYCALRPDKTEELVFIEKYTDLDNLKAHGTSPEFKKFSKAIGPLLAGAPEMTKADFVGGFEGRSKL, translated from the exons ATGACCAGCGGCGAATTCTATAACATCGTGAAGCTCGTGCCTAAGCCGGGCAAATTCAACGAG CTTCTGGAAGCTTTCAAATCATTCTCGGAGCATGTCCAGTCAAACGAGCCCAAGACGCAAATCTACTGTGCTCTTCGTCCTGACAAGACCGAGGAGTTGGTGTTTATTGAGAA GTATACCGATTTGGACAATCTGAAGGCTCATGGGACGTCCCCTGAGTTCAAGAAGTTCTCCAAGGCCATTGGGCCTTTGCTTGCAGGGGCTCCGGAGATGACGAAAGCTGACTTTGTTGGTGGGTTTGAGGGAAGATCGAAGCTTTAA